From a region of the Salvelinus alpinus chromosome 2, SLU_Salpinus.1, whole genome shotgun sequence genome:
- the LOC139545307 gene encoding B-cell receptor CD22-like codes for MTGPQHVFNHIQSSDTGEYYCEAQNEMGTDMSRTINMDVKYGPKNNSVSVSPSGEIVEDSSVTLTCSSDANPPVDKYTWYKKNGASLTGSEKTYNFTTISSEDRGEYYCEAENKYGRLNSSSVSVDVQC; via the exons ATGACAGGACCACAGCACGTCTTTAATCACATCCAGTCATCTGACACTGGAGAGTACTACTGTGAGGCCCAGAATGAGATGGGGACAGACATGTCTAGGACCATTAACATGGATGTGAAGT ATGGCCCAAAGAACaactcagtgtcagtcagtccctctggtgaaatagtggaggacagttcagtgactctgacctgcagcagtgatgccaacccacctgtggacaaatacacctggtacaagaagaaTGGAGCTTCACTGACAGGATCTGAAAAGACATACAATTTCACGACCATCAgctctgaggacagaggagaatacTACTGTGAGGCTGAGAATAAATATGGACGTCTCAACTCTTCTTCTGTGTCTGTGGACGTTCAGTGTTAG